From a single Asticcacaulis sp. MM231 genomic region:
- a CDS encoding heavy metal-binding domain-containing protein produces MARVTGLSGNEIYCMALKGYTAGELVVGNSVNSMGFLGSIGAGLNNILGGEIPQVTQAIQDGRMHAFARMAKEAQNYGASGVAGVSGDLRAFSGNTEFLFVGSCVFSKTSSDPFFTTAGNAQELYCHMDAGYTPIQHVFGNIAYSMGVGGGFIGALKQLGRGEISEYSDVFNKTRHKALDRITAAARADGANAVLGIRTTILPWMGTHEMVMTGTAASHPGLPSDHVVTSDLTGEELWSMASLGYAPMKLLMSTSIYSLGLVGGIFSALKSFAKGEISELTSLVHDAREHALDRLKAEAEFDRRRGGGGGEDLHHRDRSGTDRIHGHRHGGAEGQRHGHTYADDAGTGHCPRQGHLDGFGYGHVADALGGQSRGLATRQSPAQYWNRTFLKVLPLIIRSPVRKASLSCVKIDVELTMLARNCVVNLPVKLTFPTCLS; encoded by the coding sequence ATGGCCAGGGTTACCGGTTTATCAGGCAACGAAATCTACTGCATGGCGCTCAAGGGCTATACGGCCGGTGAGCTGGTGGTGGGCAACAGCGTCAATTCGATGGGGTTCCTGGGCTCGATCGGCGCCGGTCTCAACAATATTCTGGGCGGTGAAATCCCGCAGGTGACGCAGGCCATTCAGGATGGCCGCATGCACGCCTTCGCCCGCATGGCCAAGGAGGCGCAAAATTATGGCGCGTCTGGCGTGGCGGGTGTTTCGGGCGATCTGCGCGCCTTTTCCGGCAATACCGAATTCCTGTTTGTCGGCTCCTGCGTCTTCTCGAAAACCAGCAGCGATCCGTTCTTCACCACCGCCGGCAATGCGCAGGAACTTTACTGCCACATGGACGCCGGTTACACGCCGATCCAGCACGTCTTTGGCAATATCGCCTATTCCATGGGCGTCGGCGGCGGTTTCATCGGCGCGCTCAAGCAATTGGGGCGCGGGGAGATTTCGGAATATTCCGACGTCTTCAACAAGACCCGTCACAAGGCGCTGGACCGCATCACCGCCGCCGCCCGCGCCGATGGCGCCAATGCGGTGCTCGGTATCCGCACCACCATCCTGCCGTGGATGGGCACGCATGAAATGGTCATGACCGGCACGGCGGCTTCACACCCCGGGCTTCCGTCTGACCATGTGGTGACGTCCGACCTGACCGGCGAAGAGCTGTGGTCGATGGCAAGCCTGGGCTATGCGCCGATGAAGCTTCTGATGTCGACCTCGATCTATTCGCTGGGGCTCGTCGGCGGCATCTTCTCGGCGCTGAAATCCTTCGCCAAGGGCGAGATCAGCGAACTAACCTCGCTGGTGCATGACGCCCGCGAACACGCGCTCGATCGCCTCAAGGCCGAAGCCGAATTCGATCGGCGCCGAGGAGGTGGTGGGGGTGAAGACCTACATCATCGAGATCGGTCAGGGACTGATCGAATTCATGGCCATCGGCACGGCGGTGCAGAAGGTCAGCGGCATGGGCACACATACGCAGATGATGCCGGCACAGGCCATTGTCCACGACAAGGACACCTGGATGGATTCGGATATGGGCATGTCGCTGATGCGCTCGGCGGACAATCAAGGGGCTTAGCAACGCGTCAATCGCCAGCCCAGTACTGGAATCGCACATTCCTGAAGGTCTTGCCGTTAATTATCAGGTCTCCTGTCAGGAAGGCATCCTTATCCTGCGTTAAGATAGACGTAGAATTAACCATGTTAGCCAGAAACTGCGTTGTGAACTTGCCTGTGAAGCTTACTTTTCCCACCTGTTTGTCATAG
- a CDS encoding LuxR family transcriptional regulator, whose amino-acid sequence MGHFNRYQFEDFVTDTRQVTADVDLFALLKRAVAQHGYDRISLWVIDDPDLPQRVHGRGVLHNFPDDLRGYYLENGCAAFDPVMMAVRRQSGVLDWEDYEKRSNYLPAQTRLYNVAREGGLRNGLTAPIWGRTGLVASIGLASTEGKDGAHANPDLIGALTAQFYLSYKRLNAQGETPRAQAIGITQKQTEILSWVAAGKTDSEIATIMGISRNTVDTHMRQIFARLDAPNRVTAVVKAIGEGLIRP is encoded by the coding sequence ATGGGTCATTTCAACCGCTATCAGTTCGAAGATTTCGTCACCGACACCCGGCAGGTAACGGCGGACGTGGACCTGTTCGCACTGCTGAAACGCGCGGTGGCCCAGCATGGCTACGACCGTATCAGCCTCTGGGTGATCGACGATCCCGACCTGCCGCAGCGTGTGCATGGCCGCGGCGTGCTGCACAATTTCCCTGACGATCTACGCGGCTATTATCTGGAGAACGGCTGCGCTGCCTTCGATCCTGTGATGATGGCGGTGCGCCGGCAAAGCGGCGTGCTCGATTGGGAAGACTATGAGAAGCGTTCCAACTATCTGCCCGCCCAGACCCGGCTTTATAATGTCGCGCGTGAAGGGGGCTTGCGCAATGGCCTGACCGCACCGATCTGGGGACGGACCGGCCTCGTGGCCAGCATCGGCCTGGCCTCGACCGAAGGCAAGGATGGCGCCCATGCCAATCCGGATCTGATCGGCGCCCTCACCGCGCAGTTTTATCTCAGCTACAAACGGCTGAATGCACAGGGTGAAACACCGCGCGCCCAGGCCATCGGCATCACGCAGAAGCAGACCGAAATCCTGAGCTGGGTGGCCGCCGGCAAGACCGATAGCGAGATCGCCACGATTATGGGGATCAGTCGCAATACGGTCGATACCCATATGCGCCAGATCTTCGCCCGCCTCGATGCCCCCAATCGCGTCACCGCCGTGGTCAAGGCCATAGGCGAAGGCCTGATCCGGCCGTAA
- a CDS encoding LuxR family transcriptional regulator, with translation MFDTPTRYIFEDFITDTGRARSGDELFGLLRKGVGQYGYDRLVFTVRRDVDLPESLNGHALLYSYPEDWVKYYIENNCASFDPVMKAGATQANAFTWDGLEKRSVYTPKQTRFMRLADEAGLKNGVGVPIRGSGSTIAGVGLASTERCDAAHPHLDMLSAFCTQFYAAFKRLNPRTASEQTEPAHLSPREREVLTWMASGKTDDEIGMILSISRNTVDSHVRHIFLKLNACNRVTAVVAGLMHGHIHL, from the coding sequence ATGTTCGATACGCCCACCCGTTATATTTTCGAGGATTTCATCACCGATACCGGGCGCGCGCGCAGCGGTGACGAGCTGTTTGGCCTGTTACGCAAAGGCGTCGGGCAATATGGCTATGACCGTCTGGTATTCACCGTCCGGCGCGATGTCGACCTGCCCGAATCGCTCAATGGCCATGCCCTGCTCTACAGCTACCCCGAGGACTGGGTAAAATACTACATAGAGAACAACTGCGCGTCCTTCGATCCGGTCATGAAGGCCGGCGCTACCCAAGCCAACGCCTTCACCTGGGACGGACTAGAAAAACGATCCGTCTATACGCCCAAACAAACGCGCTTCATGCGCCTGGCCGACGAGGCCGGCCTCAAGAATGGCGTCGGCGTCCCTATCCGCGGCAGCGGGTCAACGATCGCCGGCGTCGGGCTGGCCTCGACCGAACGCTGCGACGCCGCGCATCCGCACCTCGATATGCTCAGCGCCTTCTGCACCCAGTTCTATGCCGCCTTCAAGCGCCTGAATCCCCGCACGGCATCCGAACAGACAGAACCGGCGCACCTGTCGCCGCGCGAACGCGAGGTCCTGACCTGGATGGCCAGCGGCAAAACCGATGACGAGATCGGCATGATCCTCAGCATCAGCCGCAATACGGTCGATAGCCACGTCCGCCATATTTTCCTTAAGCTTAACGCCTGCAATCGCGTCACGGCGGTTGTGGCCGGCCTGATGCATGGCCATATCCATCTCTAG
- a CDS encoding SOS response-associated peptidase, giving the protein MCGQFDALKYLSFLKTMLHMPDMPDVIEYGETMKIAPSLGTSIVIENPETGKLGLIPARFGLIPHWYKGSLKDWKATTFNARLDSADEKPVFKAAWRYRHALVPADCFYEWSGPKTARDKWRITRADNQPLAFAGLWDCADLTEGTIWSFSILTRDAGGDMSAIHDREPVVLHPDQWDAWLRRKPVDLARSAPLKVTSELEPVPGGLF; this is encoded by the coding sequence ATGTGCGGGCAGTTCGACGCGCTCAAATATCTCAGCTTTTTGAAGACCATGTTGCATATGCCCGATATGCCAGACGTGATCGAGTATGGCGAGACTATGAAGATCGCGCCCAGCCTTGGCACCTCGATCGTCATTGAAAATCCGGAGACAGGCAAGCTAGGCCTGATACCGGCGCGTTTCGGCCTCATCCCGCACTGGTACAAGGGATCGCTCAAGGACTGGAAGGCCACGACCTTCAACGCGCGGCTCGACAGCGCCGACGAAAAGCCCGTCTTCAAGGCGGCGTGGCGCTATCGTCATGCGCTGGTGCCAGCCGATTGTTTCTACGAATGGTCGGGGCCGAAGACGGCGCGGGACAAATGGCGCATCACGCGCGCGGATAATCAGCCCCTGGCCTTCGCCGGACTGTGGGATTGCGCCGATCTCACTGAGGGCACGATCTGGAGTTTCTCTATCCTGACCCGCGACGCCGGCGGGGATATGTCAGCCATTCACGACCGCGAACCGGTGGTGCTGCATCCGGATCAGTGGGATGCCTGGCTGAGACGCAAACCTGTCGATCTGGCGCGCAGCGCACCACTGAAGGTGACGTCTGAGCTCGAGCCCGTTCCGGGCGGATTATTTTAG
- a CDS encoding chloride channel protein — MSHNAHLGDLLLGKAVRRPVLRGVALIKRHLQGSEVWFIVLAGGVGLIAGIMAALLGHFAHLLQSMLYGFSPDLRLSALPTIEPWHLLALPLGGAALGLVRFIFPRRTRAPIDVVEANALYGGRIPLRDSLIVSFQTFLSNGFGASVGLEAAYAQLGGGIASKIGQWLDLKRQSLRTLVGAGAGSAIGAAFGAPLAGSFYAFELVLGGYTPAALAPVAAASLMAVLAAQLMNIEPFVIASTAGQSIEISGYLLYAVLGAICAGVGIAIIRLVASVEAIVRKMPIGEIWRPMIGGLFLIPVAWAAPQALSSGHGAMHLYMAQQALVTTLLLVFALKLVASVISLAFGFRGGLFFASLFLGSLLGSIFAQIVNHIYPAADLDILNASLVGMAALAVAVVGGPMTMSLMVLEVTHDFALTAAVVTAALCSSAIIRERFGYSFSTWRLHLRGEAIRNARDIGWVKALTATSLMRRNHTTMGESEGIAALRDKVPLGSTSRVLLVDDQGDYRGIVPTAEAYIDHVSLDAPLKELARQTEVYVRPDMDISAIMRVFEHFGVDDLAVVDEDHKLLGLLTEKYVNRRYVEELERSQREFFGEM; from the coding sequence ATGTCGCATAACGCCCATCTTGGTGATCTTCTGCTCGGCAAGGCCGTCAGGCGCCCGGTGCTGCGCGGCGTGGCCCTCATCAAGCGCCACCTGCAAGGCTCCGAGGTGTGGTTCATCGTGCTGGCCGGTGGCGTCGGGCTGATCGCCGGCATCATGGCGGCGCTGCTCGGCCATTTCGCCCACCTGCTGCAATCCATGCTCTACGGCTTTTCGCCCGATCTGCGCCTGAGCGCCTTGCCCACCATCGAACCGTGGCACCTGCTGGCCCTGCCGCTCGGCGGCGCGGCGCTGGGTCTTGTGCGTTTCATCTTCCCGCGGCGGACCCGCGCCCCGATCGACGTCGTCGAGGCCAACGCGCTCTATGGCGGTCGCATTCCTCTGCGGGACAGCCTGATCGTGTCGTTCCAGACCTTCCTCTCCAACGGTTTCGGCGCCTCGGTCGGGCTCGAAGCCGCCTATGCCCAGTTGGGTGGCGGCATTGCCTCGAAGATCGGTCAGTGGCTCGATCTCAAGCGCCAGTCCCTGCGCACCCTGGTCGGCGCGGGTGCTGGCTCGGCCATCGGCGCGGCTTTCGGTGCGCCCCTGGCCGGTAGTTTCTATGCCTTTGAACTTGTGCTCGGCGGCTACACCCCGGCGGCGCTGGCCCCGGTGGCGGCGGCCTCGCTCATGGCGGTGCTGGCGGCGCAACTGATGAACATCGAGCCATTCGTTATCGCCTCCACCGCTGGCCAGAGCATCGAGATCAGCGGTTACCTGCTCTATGCCGTGCTGGGTGCCATCTGCGCCGGCGTGGGCATCGCCATCATCCGGCTGGTGGCCAGCGTCGAGGCCATTGTGCGCAAGATGCCGATCGGTGAGATCTGGCGCCCCATGATCGGGGGGCTGTTCCTCATCCCGGTGGCGTGGGCCGCCCCGCAGGCGCTCAGTTCCGGCCACGGCGCCATGCACCTCTACATGGCGCAGCAGGCCCTGGTAACGACGCTGCTTCTGGTCTTCGCGCTCAAGCTCGTGGCGTCGGTCATCTCGCTGGCCTTCGGCTTTCGCGGCGGGCTGTTCTTCGCCTCGCTGTTCCTGGGCTCCTTGCTGGGCTCGATCTTCGCGCAGATCGTCAACCACATCTATCCCGCCGCCGATCTCGACATCCTCAACGCTTCGCTCGTCGGCATGGCGGCGCTGGCCGTGGCCGTCGTCGGCGGCCCCATGACCATGTCGCTGATGGTGCTGGAGGTGACGCACGATTTCGCCCTGACGGCGGCGGTGGTGACGGCGGCGCTCTGCTCCAGCGCCATTATCCGCGAACGGTTCGGCTATTCCTTCTCGACCTGGCGTCTGCACCTGCGCGGCGAGGCCATTCGCAACGCCCGCGATATCGGCTGGGTGAAGGCCCTGACCGCCACCAGCCTGATGCGTCGGAACCATACGACCATGGGGGAGAGCGAAGGTATCGCCGCCTTGCGTGACAAGGTGCCGTTGGGCTCGACCTCGCGCGTACTGCTGGTCGATGATCAGGGCGATTACCGCGGCATCGTGCCGACCGCCGAGGCCTATATCGACCATGTATCGCTCGATGCGCCGCTGAAAGAGCTGGCGCGCCAGACCGAGGTCTATGTGCGGCCGGACATGGATATTTCGGCGATCATGCGCGTGTTCGAGCATTTCGGCGTCGATGATCTGGCCGTGGTGGACGAAGACCACAAGCTGCTTGGCCTGCTGACGGAAAAGTACGTCAACCGTCGCTACGTCGAAGAACTGGAGCGCTCACAGCGTGAATTTTTCGGCGAGATGTAA
- a CDS encoding YoaK family protein: MTNPKPERTLPVAALLITAAGMLDAFTYVGYGGVFANAMTGNIVLLVVRVAKQDYAAILPFLAPILSYLSGVAVAHILKERPLFGRLRSPARTFLALEIAFLILVAFLPRSIPDMLVVTGIAFVAAMQATAFTRIGEFAYTSVTTSANLRHFATGLLDWLVFRKNRESRRQAVFFLTLCAGFIGGALAGAEATTYFGHGAVWLPAALLAAALVLCLPWNVPMRGLFNGEPMKKPNS, from the coding sequence ATGACGAATCCCAAGCCTGAACGCACCCTGCCTGTGGCCGCTCTTTTGATCACCGCCGCCGGCATGCTGGATGCCTTCACCTATGTTGGTTATGGCGGCGTGTTCGCCAACGCCATGACCGGCAATATCGTGCTGCTGGTGGTGCGTGTGGCCAAGCAGGACTATGCCGCCATCCTGCCCTTTCTGGCGCCGATCCTGAGCTATCTCTCCGGGGTGGCGGTGGCGCACATCCTTAAGGAAAGACCGCTTTTCGGACGATTGCGCTCGCCGGCGCGCACCTTTCTCGCGCTGGAAATCGCCTTTCTCATCCTCGTCGCCTTCCTGCCGCGCAGCATACCGGACATGCTGGTGGTGACAGGCATCGCGTTCGTGGCGGCCATGCAGGCCACCGCCTTCACGCGCATTGGTGAATTCGCCTACACCTCTGTGACGACCAGCGCCAATCTGCGCCACTTCGCGACAGGCCTTCTGGACTGGCTGGTGTTTCGCAAAAACCGCGAGAGCCGCCGCCAGGCGGTATTTTTCCTGACCCTGTGCGCAGGCTTCATCGGTGGGGCGCTGGCCGGTGCCGAGGCTACCACCTACTTTGGCCATGGCGCCGTCTGGTTGCCCGCCGCACTGTTGGCGGCGGCGCTTGTGCTGTGCCTGCCGTGGAACGTGCCGATGCGCGGTCTGTTCAATGGCGAGCCGATGAAAAAGCCCAACTCGTAA
- a CDS encoding TetR/AcrR family transcriptional regulator — protein sequence MADTATPTKKQEIIAQAYDAFYDGGFHATGIDTVMANSGISKRTLYKYFPSKEDLIEAVLEQYGEDTDTFLFKPALGRSDDPREQILALFDIRQEMMSKNCRGCLAMKAGQEYIGKHDGIAARGKDASVYVESRFIELCEKAGLKNPTDTGRQLNLLFQGAALAGHMQQDLGVFDVAKRAVHILLAAA from the coding sequence ATGGCCGACACCGCCACGCCCACCAAAAAGCAGGAAATCATCGCTCAGGCCTATGATGCCTTCTATGACGGCGGCTTCCACGCCACCGGCATCGACACGGTCATGGCCAACAGCGGCATTTCCAAGCGCACCCTCTATAAGTATTTCCCCAGCAAGGAAGACCTGATCGAGGCGGTGCTGGAACAGTATGGCGAGGACACCGACACCTTCCTGTTCAAACCGGCGCTCGGTCGCAGTGATGATCCGCGCGAACAGATCCTGGCGCTGTTCGATATTCGTCAGGAAATGATGTCCAAAAACTGCCGGGGCTGTCTGGCCATGAAGGCGGGACAGGAATATATCGGCAAGCACGACGGCATCGCCGCGCGAGGCAAGGACGCGTCGGTCTATGTCGAGAGCCGCTTTATCGAGCTCTGTGAAAAGGCCGGCCTGAAAAACCCGACCGATACCGGCCGCCAGCTCAACCTGCTGTTCCAGGGTGCGGCACTGGCCGGCCACATGCAGCAGGACCTCGGCGTTTTCGACGTGGCCAAAAGGGCGGTGCATATCCTGCTTGCCGCCGCCTGA
- a CDS encoding SDR family oxidoreductase codes for MSYTSQTVLVSGANRGIGAATVRELLKTDVKKIYAGARRLDSLPDFGDSRVVPLQLDITDQASVDAAAKIAADTDILLNNAGTAVFANFIESPIELINGDMDVNYYGTLRIIRAFTPQFTARKSGTIANVISVVGLTSAPPMGGYSASKAALQSLTQSLRATLKGSGIKVLGIYPGPIDTDLAKDIPMDKATPEHAAQHIVAGIAAGETYIFPDPVALQIGHLWATDGKTLDTALAGEA; via the coding sequence ATGTCGTACACAAGTCAAACCGTCCTCGTTTCCGGCGCAAACCGCGGCATCGGCGCCGCCACCGTCCGCGAACTGCTCAAGACCGACGTCAAAAAAATCTATGCCGGTGCCCGCCGCCTGGATTCGTTGCCTGACTTTGGGGACAGCCGCGTTGTGCCGCTGCAACTCGACATCACCGATCAGGCCTCGGTCGATGCGGCCGCGAAAATCGCCGCCGACACCGATATCCTGCTCAACAACGCCGGCACCGCCGTCTTCGCCAACTTCATCGAGAGCCCGATCGAACTGATCAATGGCGATATGGATGTCAACTATTACGGCACGCTGCGCATCATCCGCGCCTTTACGCCGCAGTTTACGGCCCGCAAGAGCGGCACCATCGCCAATGTGATCAGCGTCGTGGGCCTGACCTCGGCGCCGCCCATGGGCGGGTATTCAGCTTCCAAGGCGGCACTGCAATCCCTGACCCAAAGCCTGCGCGCCACGCTGAAAGGATCAGGCATCAAGGTGCTCGGCATCTATCCGGGCCCGATCGATACTGATCTGGCCAAGGACATCCCGATGGATAAGGCCACGCCAGAACACGCCGCCCAGCATATCGTGGCGGGCATTGCGGCAGGCGAGACCTACATCTTCCCCGATCCGGTGGCTTTGCAGATCGGTCATCTCTGGGCCACCGATGGCAAGACGCTCGATACGGCTCTGGCGGGTGAGGCCTAA
- a CDS encoding metallophosphoesterase, with amino-acid sequence MTSRIAQLTYAIGDIHGYDDLFECMIDRIRIDAELIGERPRIVLLGDYIDRGPLSRQVLDRVQRLQKALWCDVVALMGNHEEALLRFLDEPEFGTTWRDWGGAATLDSYGVPMPYMAHSEAIWQAVRQDFAAKMDPDHLALLRAMPTSFQAEDYLFVHAGVDPDRPLADQNGATFMYIRGRFLRADQACEYVVVHGHSPHKVPVNTRWRIGIDTGVYYSGILTAVRLHGETRELMQVQREMDTDRPSPVFF; translated from the coding sequence ATGACCTCCCGCATTGCACAACTGACCTACGCCATCGGCGATATCCACGGGTATGACGACCTGTTCGAGTGTATGATCGACCGGATCCGGATCGATGCGGAATTGATCGGTGAACGCCCACGCATCGTGCTTTTGGGGGATTATATCGATCGTGGACCTTTGTCGCGTCAGGTGCTGGACCGTGTGCAGCGCCTGCAAAAGGCACTGTGGTGCGATGTGGTGGCGCTGATGGGCAATCACGAAGAGGCCCTGCTGCGTTTCCTCGATGAGCCGGAATTCGGCACCACCTGGCGCGACTGGGGCGGGGCGGCCACGCTCGATTCCTACGGCGTGCCCATGCCCTATATGGCGCACTCGGAAGCCATCTGGCAGGCGGTCCGTCAGGATTTCGCGGCGAAGATGGATCCGGATCATCTGGCCCTGCTGCGGGCGATGCCGACATCGTTTCAGGCCGAGGATTACCTTTTTGTCCATGCCGGTGTGGACCCGGACCGGCCGCTGGCCGATCAGAACGGCGCCACCTTCATGTATATCCGCGGCCGTTTCCTGCGCGCCGATCAAGCCTGCGAATATGTTGTGGTGCATGGCCATTCGCCGCACAAGGTGCCGGTCAATACGCGCTGGCGCATCGGCATCGACACCGGCGTCTATTACAGCGGCATTCTGACGGCTGTGCGGCTGCATGGCGAGACGCGCGAACTGATGCAGGTGCAGCGCGAGATGGACACGGATCGTCCGTCGCCGGTTTTTTTCTAA
- a CDS encoding NAD-dependent epimerase/dehydratase family protein, which translates to MKTVLVLGANGGVGKVVAKAFLAKGWRVLGLVRAGKTAGEGIVPIHADLFDASAVAKACGPVDVVFNGLNVPYPVWATEALPTYTAAADICEALGARQIYPGSVYNFGSSMPPVLTPQTPFAADTLKGRIRVGIEAMFSSRAEAGRVRTLVIRAGDFFGSDASKSWMNALVAKDLGKGKLVTPGKKKTVHAWAFLPDLAATIVKLAEVESTLDAYEVFHFESHNVSAERLAEAARIALGRKVTVGHMPRVMFSLIALFDPFMRAALEMLYLWDVPHALHDDRLAKVIGEVPRTPLDQALKTLL; encoded by the coding sequence ATGAAAACGGTTCTGGTTCTGGGCGCCAATGGCGGCGTCGGCAAGGTCGTGGCGAAGGCATTTCTGGCTAAGGGCTGGCGGGTGCTGGGTCTGGTGCGCGCCGGCAAGACGGCGGGAGAGGGGATTGTTCCCATCCATGCCGATCTGTTTGATGCGTCCGCCGTGGCAAAAGCGTGCGGGCCGGTCGATGTCGTCTTCAATGGCCTGAATGTGCCCTATCCGGTCTGGGCTACGGAAGCCTTGCCGACCTATACCGCCGCCGCTGATATCTGCGAAGCGCTTGGGGCCCGCCAGATCTATCCCGGCAGCGTCTATAATTTCGGTTCCTCCATGCCGCCGGTGCTGACGCCGCAGACGCCTTTCGCGGCGGATACCCTGAAGGGCCGCATCCGCGTCGGCATCGAAGCGATGTTTTCGTCACGCGCCGAGGCCGGGCGCGTGCGCACCCTCGTTATCCGCGCCGGCGATTTCTTCGGCAGCGATGCGTCGAAGAGCTGGATGAACGCCCTTGTCGCCAAGGACCTCGGCAAAGGAAAGCTGGTTACCCCCGGCAAGAAGAAGACGGTCCACGCCTGGGCCTTCCTGCCCGATCTGGCGGCCACGATCGTCAAACTGGCCGAGGTGGAAAGCACGCTTGACGCCTATGAGGTCTTTCACTTCGAGAGCCATAATGTCTCGGCGGAAAGGCTGGCTGAGGCGGCGCGCATCGCCCTGGGTCGCAAGGTCACCGTGGGGCATATGCCGCGTGTCATGTTCTCACTGATTGCTCTGTTCGATCCCTTCATGCGGGCGGCGCTCGAAATGCTGTATCTGTGGGACGTGCCGCACGCGCTGCACGATGATCGCCTGGCAAAGGTGATCGGCGAAGTGCCGCGCACGCCGCTTGATCAGGCTCTGAAGACTTTGCTTTAA
- a CDS encoding DUF4260 domain-containing protein, with amino-acid sequence MSGFVSGPPKTILRLEGLAVLALTTFAYTRYGAGWSVFALGFLVPDLSMLGYVFGKKSGAHIYNIGHSYLIPMGLLAYGVITETPLATSAALIWTAHIGLDRLLGYGLKYTQGFGLTHLGLKGKAAKKEHYT; translated from the coding sequence ATGTCTGGATTTGTAAGCGGTCCACCAAAAACCATACTGCGCCTCGAAGGGCTCGCCGTGCTGGCCCTCACCACCTTCGCCTACACCAGATACGGTGCCGGGTGGTCAGTTTTTGCCCTGGGCTTTCTAGTGCCGGATCTGTCGATGCTCGGTTATGTCTTCGGCAAAAAGTCCGGGGCGCATATTTATAACATTGGCCATAGCTATCTGATCCCGATGGGGCTTCTGGCCTATGGCGTGATCACTGAAACACCCCTGGCCACGAGTGCCGCGCTGATCTGGACCGCGCATATCGGTCTCGACCGTCTGTTGGGCTATGGCCTGAAATATACCCAAGGCTTTGGCCTTACCCACCTCGGCCTCAAAGGCAAGGCCGCCAAAAAGGAACACTACACATGA
- a CDS encoding LysR family transcriptional regulator, with translation MLDWTLLRSFLATIDTGSLSAAATHIGTTQPTLSRHIKELEQVIGTPLFRRSVKGLEPTEAALGLVDDAREMGRAAEALALKAQGKAETLSGTVRITASVVVSNLILPPIIAELRRTEPLIQIEIVASDASQNLLRRDADIALRMFDPTQNALIARKLGDTPLGLYASKAYIARKGRPREMLDILDHDVIGFDRLDDIIRGYAAMGRVVTRHQFPVRCDDQMVCWHLLLAGAGIGFAQDLLAGAQPDLEKLDIGMRLPALPVWLVMHEEVRSNARIRRVADFLSSALSARLKA, from the coding sequence ATGCTCGACTGGACCTTGCTTCGCTCCTTTTTGGCGACGATCGATACCGGATCGTTATCGGCGGCGGCCACCCACATCGGTACAACTCAACCCACACTCAGCCGCCACATCAAGGAACTGGAGCAGGTTATTGGCACGCCGCTGTTCCGCCGTTCGGTCAAGGGGCTGGAACCGACCGAAGCGGCGCTTGGGCTGGTCGATGACGCCCGCGAGATGGGCCGCGCCGCCGAGGCTCTGGCGCTCAAGGCGCAAGGCAAGGCCGAAACCCTGTCCGGCACGGTGCGGATCACCGCCTCGGTGGTGGTGTCGAACCTCATCCTGCCGCCAATCATCGCCGAGCTGCGCCGGACCGAACCGCTGATCCAGATCGAGATCGTCGCGTCCGATGCGTCGCAAAACCTGCTGCGCCGTGATGCCGATATCGCGCTGCGCATGTTCGACCCGACGCAGAACGCCCTGATCGCCCGCAAGCTCGGTGACACGCCGCTTGGGCTCTACGCCTCGAAAGCCTACATTGCGCGCAAGGGCCGGCCACGGGAGATGCTCGACATCCTCGACCATGACGTTATCGGCTTCGACCGGCTCGATGATATCATCCGCGGTTATGCCGCCATGGGACGTGTGGTGACGCGCCATCAGTTCCCGGTGCGCTGCGATGATCAGATGGTGTGCTGGCACCTGTTGCTCGCGGGCGCCGGCATCGGATTCGCGCAAGACCTGCTGGCCGGGGCGCAACCCGACCTGGAAAAGCTCGATATCGGCATGCGGCTGCCCGCCCTGCCGGTCTGGCTGGTGATGCACGAAGAGGTGCGCAGCAATGCCCGCATCCGCCGCGTCGCTGATTTTCTTAGCTCCGCCCTCAGCGCACGCCTGAAAGCGTAA